The DNA sequence gtgatgaagtggggattttcccatacgaccattcacgagtgtattgcgaatatcaggaatctgcaaAAACATCGAACCTCTGacattcctgtggtcagaaaaagatcctgcaagaatgggcccaatgactactgaagagaatcattcaatgtaagAGAAGTGCAACCtatctacaaattgctgcagatttcagtgctgggccgtcaacaagtgtcagcatacaaaccattcaatgaaacatcatcgatatgggcttttaaagctgaaggcccactcgtgtacccttgatgactacacagcacaaagctttacaccttccctgggcccatcaacactggcattggactgttgatgactggaaacatgttgcatgatcagacgagtctcgtttcaaattgtattgagtggatggacatgtaatggtatggagacaaccttatgaatcaatgcaccctgcatatcagcagggaactgttcaagctggtggaggcactggaatagtgtgaggcatgtgcagttggagtgaaatgagaCCCCTGATAAgacaagatacgactctgacaggtgacacatacgtaagcatccattcatgtccattgtgcattccaacagacttgggcaattccagcagcacaatgtaaCATCcctcatgtccagaattgctacagagtggcttcaggaacactcttctgagtttaaacaattacactggccaccagactccccagacatgaacattattgagcatatctgagatgccttgcaacgtgctggtcagaagagatatccaccccctcgtactcttacagatttatggacagccctgcaggatttgtggtgtcaattccctccagcactacttcagacattagtcgagtccatgccgcgtcgtgttacAGCTttcctgtgtgctcgcgggggccctacacgatattaggtatgtatgccagtttctttgcctcttcggtGTAGATGCTGAACACGCTTCATTCCCTTTTGTGTGTCCATGTCAACGACCCATGTACTATTCATCTAAACCAACGAAACTCGAGGTAGGAATACCAAAATGTAGGGAAAGATAcactgctacttactgtaaaggtgagacattaagttgcagacaggcacaattaaaaatacTTAAACGTAAGCTTTCAGCCACGGTCTTCATcaggaaaagacacacacacaagcaagcacacatcatgcaCGCATGACCACCAACCCTGGCAGCTCGGGCCAGAATGCCAAGCTTATGTTTAAGTGTCTGAaatttaatgtgtcatctttatagtgCATTGCGATCTGTCGTTTCCTACATTGTTCATCCAAACCAAGGGTGGCCAAGAATTTGGCTCTCAACCTGTGCCACAGCACTCTGCCTAGCTGGACACTTCCCCTACCATCATGCCATGGAGTCTGAGCATGATGAAGAGGATGAGGGGAAACAGTGAACTAGCTGCATGTAAATGGCAATAGAGTCATGCTGCATATTACTTTATTTTATAGTTCTCATTTCTCAGcaacataaataaaaaacatatataATTTTTATTCAGTACAACCTGTCACTACATGGACAGatacagacaatttcacagatttttgtattCAGATTGCTATGTAATCATGAATTATCtagtttcataataaaaaaaaaaaacttatttcacacacacatgttgatcaaaatattgtagcacttttgcaacctcatcatgGAGACGTCATTCCACAGATGTGGAAACTCTATGTGAGGAGAGCAATATGGATTTGCTGGGCAGTTTTAAAGTTAAATGGATTGATCATTAAAAAAGGAATTACCTTGCAGatgaatcagttacatctgcacatactCAAGGGTTTTTTCAACTGAAATGTCAAATGGTTTCAAGAACAGATGTTAAGATTAGCAGAGCCCTCAAAATGTTTAAAAAACtatttttgtaattctttcaaggccataaTTCTTCAaaccttgtgttttctttcattccAGTGAGCATGGGGACCTGGACTGTGTTTTTCAGTGTCCCTTCTGCAACACAATTTTCAgcttaaatgcatccccatcaaatcagtaCTCAATGAACTGTCATGCTGTTCTGGGTACTTCCGAGAAGGGCCAAGCAAGTCCGAGACAGGTGGAGCCTTGCTCCGCCCACAGACCGCACACCCTGCATGCATGATGTTTAGTATGCCATGCCCGGCATTGATCTTCACCAACTTGTCATACCCATGATTGCTAGGATCTCTATAACCAAAGCAAGCTTGGTCACAGCGCTACTATAATGTGTTTGTGTCCATCAGTGACAGCCAACTGAGTGGTGGTAGgcactgttttttctttttcttgctctTTACTATGCTACTTGTGCAGGGAATAGACAGTCTGCTTTATATTACAGTGAATAAAGTGTGAGTCAATGAATTTCTTTCTCTCATTCAAAAACAGTGTCAGCTCCTTATTCTTAATGACAGGCCATGACCAGCACCTTCCACATTTGTTGTGCCCTGTTATGCTTCAGCAGGATGCGATAAGTAAGGCAGGCACTTTTATAATTTCCAGAATGTttcacttttattattattgttgtttccaTTATTATTATATCCATTTCTGCATGGCATGCTTCAATGTTCCTTTATGTGTACTTGGAAAAGTTCATTTAGTGTAAAAGTGTGTCCCATTCACATGTCAAAGGTACTAAATATTTTATAATGTTAAGCACTTAAATCAGCTAGCAATCAAATCACTTCTTCTCACGTGTCAGTAATGCTGATGGCTTTTGACTTGCCCAATAGTGTGTGGCTGCAACTGAGCTGATCTTAACTctgagatcttctcacgaaataaaTGATTTTCCTTAAGTTATATGAGTAAGTGTTTCTTTTGTCCCATATGTTGGCTTCTCTCCTCTTTTCGTTCTCACTGTAATTAGTACTAATGCTGCAACACACAGGTTTAAATTAATATGCTGCTTACAAACAACTAGCTAACAGTCTATGGGAATCTGTCTTTAGATGGGACCACGTTTTTAGAAATGATGGAGCACTGCAATAAAGGCCATGACACTTTTAGTAAAATTACAAGTTACAAAAGTACATGAATCGTACAATTCATAGGTCTCAATAAAAGTTTTTGAGATATGGAAGGAAGTCAATGTTGTGTATTTTATTTATGCACAATACCATCAAATGacttaaaactgaaaaataataattaaaaaaggctGAATGTGAATTATGTGTCTATTATAATTCATTTCACATCAAATTTAGGAACCCGTTTGTAGTGAGAGGAGTTAACATGGTTAGCATGCAGAAAATTTTTTAATTCTATCTTGAACTCCACTGCCTTCCCCAAAAGATATAATCTACCAAATTGCTGAATACATATGTATTCTTGCTTTTGAGTCCTTTCTGAACTAATGTTAATGCCCTGAAGTCCTTATAAAAATTGTGTTTAGTCCTGGTATTAGAATCATTAAAAGACCTTTATAGACAGAAAGTTCTTGAACCACCACCAGATATAATTCTTACAACACCcttgtatattttaaaaaatactgtgTATGCAGCTGGAGTAACTTTTTAGTGAGTGAATAACTCGTTTTTTCATTTTAGAATAACCTGCTGCTATAGTTCGATATGATGATGGAAGTTTATTAGAGGAACGTAAACAATGGAAATAATACAGGTAACAACCAAGCAAATAGTTGTGTTGAGTGTCCAACAGACACATAAACACAAATAAGAAAACTTTTTTGTCTACCAGATGTGTGACTGTGTCACAGTGTGATAAAACTGCCATGTGGTATGTTTACAACATCCTTATGTGATCACACACCCAAAAGAATTTTACTGAAATGGGCTCTGGCTGTAAGAACTTGTACTCTCATGTAAGACTTAACTGGTGGAACTGGTGAACTGAACCTGGTGCAGGCAGGAGCTGTACATGGTATACAATAATTTGGAGAGGGTATCAGGAATGATAGAGAGAACAGAGGACGAAGAAGATTGCAGAGAGGAGTGAGTGAGTTTTGAATGAATGAAGTGGAGAGTGTGGGACAGGGTCTAGTGGAGATTAAGGCTAAGAGGATTGCAGGATCAAAGGATACATTCTAAGAACAATTTCCATCTGTATAATTTGAAGAAGCTGGTATGGAGCAGGCAGATCCAGAGAGCATtgcttgtgaagcagccactgaaattaagCATGTACAAAGCAGTACGTCCTGCCACTGGGTCATTGACACTGCTCTTAATTCAGGTTGACAGCTGGTTGTTGATGGCCAAAAGTTACAACAGAAGTGGTATATGATAAGATTCTTCTAGAGGTGGCCTTGCCAGATAAATTCTCGTGCGTAATTCCACCCATCAGCTTCGAGCAGTGGCATCATACTGGACCCAAAGGTATAACACACACAATATTTCAGAATGGTGACCACTGCTCATCAATGTCTTCATAGTTCCAAACTGTAATTACAAATTATAGACTTGCAGGAATTCTTAGTAACAAATATAGAAACTAATGAAGAAATTGTGAGAAAATTTGGCTTTGGTTGGGGAGAAACTAACATGTAATGTAAGAACCTCAGAATCATGGTACAGTAATAACAAAACAGATGGATACACAACAAAGACAGGAACAAGATAtatctaaaagaaaagaaaaataacagaATGTGGAGTCAACTACTAGAACTGACCTATATAACACAATTAAGAGAGAGTGATACCAaaacagtaaatcctaaatgaAATCACAGTACACCCCTAATGATAAACTGCGAATAATAATGGAATGTAGAATAACAACTGGAACTGACCTGTGCAGGGTGACCAAGGAGGAATGCTCAAGTATTCAGGCATATGACAGGTACATAGACATATGCCCTATTATGAATGatttccaagatagaacacatttatttcctgtattattcCCTACATTGTCAGGTTTACAAATGTGTgcatgtacaacagttagtaaacattacaacatgcattttacaaagtatcaattgaaaagtatgtatttgtaacacattcaccTGTAAGTAAACATCCTACACTCAGGAATTCTACATGTCAGAAAGTGCCATGATATTCTTCAACATCAGCAGGGGCACTACCATCACAGAAGCCATAAGCATACACCACATCTGGATATTCTTCATTAatgtagatgtgtggcattttagccagcACATGTACAAACACAGCTAACTGATGAACCACTCTGATACACCCTCAATCCCTCCCACTATTTCACTCAAGAAACACCATGGACAGCTGTGTATGCAGTGAGCTAGTTTAACTGCAGAAAGATACACCAAGCAAAGAGGTGGAAAGCAACGAGGTAGGTTGGGCTAGTATGAAATGTCAAGCAGGATGGGTACTAAGGCACATATGAGTGTGCCACTAGCCCAAaatcaaatgtacattaaatgttctACCTTGAAAACCTTTGGAATAGGGTGTATGCCAATATGAAGTTAGATGCTTCAAATGAGCACTCCCGTCaaatccctgaatattgatcattcatcCTGGGTAACCCTGTAGAGCTCAAGTATAGACAGTGATACCACAAAAGTAAATCCTAAATAAATCATAAACTAAATCACAATATATATCTAATGAAAACTCACAAAAataatggaacacacacacacacacacacacacacacacacacacacacacacacactaatcacCAATAACTCCTATTTTCTGTAAAATTTACTGCATGACTCATGGCCCCTCATCTCTTGCTACACTTTGTGCATTAAATACCAGACAGTCTCAATACACAACCATTATTGAAACATCATTTATACTGCAAGCACAATAtgataggaaaacaaacaaacataccCAGAAATAAAAGATCATTCAAACAAATATTGCTACTATAAATTATAATGACAGTTCCCATACATAACTCTTTAACCACAAATTATATTGCAAACATAACATGATAAAAAAtacccacagaaagaaaacaaaacatacatacatgaaGTAAATAAGAATTATAGTTTATGTTACTCAAACAGCCACAGAAATCTTTAATGTCCACTATACAATACTCCTCATCATAAACTCACGACACCACTGGTCATAGCTGATGGGTGGAACTGCACACCCACAAACTGTCAAGCAATGGAAGATGTTAGGGTAATCGTGGTAATATCTATCCATGATGTTGATATGATGTGTACATGCCCAGTTTTTACTGTTAGCGATGTCTATCAACTTTGGTGATGGTATTGAGTCTGAGCACAGTGAGCTCTCTGTGGAACGAAGCTCACATGTGCTGTACTTGCTGCTATGACTTGATTCTTAGAAATAATGTGATTGGTTGCTGTTTTCAATGCCTAAGGTTGGCAGTACATTCATGTTGTATAAGCTAGGGACCTGGATTCACTGCTAGTGGCTGCAGTTATGTTGGGAGATGGGATTCAacattattacaattaaaacaatgaaatttattaattatattaattacagtTAAATACACTATACTCATCACTATCATAGTAAACACTGGAAATGTTTTCCTCTTTCTTTAAGGCATAGATCAACACGTCTACATTTATTTGTGAACGCCTTTGCCAATGTTTCTTTTATAACTCAGTGCAGATAACCAATTATTGCTGTCTTTAGTTCATCCATTGTCTTTGGGTTATtttgatatgcaaatgttttaaCCGCACCCCAAAGGCAATAGTTGGGCTGTGACAGATCTGTTGAGCACATGGCCCAGAGACTTTTCGTAATTACTCTGCCTCCAAAGATTTCATCAAAAAGTCGTAGGCACTGGTGTGCCTTATCAGCAGTggcgttgtcatgttgcaaaaaTAAATGATTAATCTCATTTTCATTCAGTGGTGCAATAAAGGGAAAAATATATGGGGACAAAATACATCAGTAGTGATGGTTGTACTGAAAAAAGTCAGCGCTATAATTCGCACTCGAGTTACGGCAACCAGCACTCTGATTTTCTCAAGGTCCCTGGGGTTCCTCTTAAAGCGTGTGGATTTTATGATGATCAAATTTGTGACTGTTGTGTCTTGCGGTCAGCAGGAAAAATAACTAACAGTCAATTTcaacacactttattataattaaagaaaaaaggccttcttggcatacactaagttttAAACGCAAGAATAACAAGAAAATCCACAAATCTTGTGGTAACAAACCaaataaggaaacaagacaatgcAAGAAAAATACTGACCAAAATTTACTCTACAGTACAAAATACAACATGCTACTACAATGCTATGGCGAGTGAATACAATGCTAGGGCTGGCGTAAGTACTGGCTGGAGCTGTTCCTAGCGGTTGGTAAACACTGCCAGTCTAGgcgtgcttataaagccaggtcggcAGGGAGCTACATCAGACACATAAGTTCCTATTGGTGGAACAGAGTTACATGTTGTCTGCTGAAGTAGTTCAGTGTTTATTTGaaaagtctgttattgtttctgtctgctggcgatgtttctctccgTGCTGCTGAAACGGAGTTAGCAACCCATCTTGTGTGTCGGTTCTGTGGGTCCTCTAACAATAAGGAACCGCTACGACATTTCTCCCCCTGGGAAAATAATGCACAGCACCACAAACATCCACAGGAGTAGGGGCATCCTGGTCCACATCCAGGGGTTCATGGCCAGCAGGGGTGGGAGGCAGCGACGCAGCACGGGCAGCTGGCGGCGGAGACAGCAGCTGCGGTGGAGGCGGAAGCAGAGGTTCCACCACAAGGCAGTCGGTGATAGGCACTGGCAGCTTCCCAGGGGTGTCGTGGTCTACCGGGCGGAGGCAGAGCTGGTTGAGGTGTCAGCAGGCGGCAGAACCGTCGGCCCATTGGAGAGATGCCATTGCCTGGCCGCAGAGCTCGGTGATGATGCCAGGTGCCCAGCGTGCCTGTGGATGAGAGAAAGTTAGCGCCCAGACCTCCTGCTTGACACAAAAGGAGTGTGTTGGCGTGCAGTTGTGAGGGTGAGAAGCCTCAGAAACCAGTACAGATAAAGGGGGGTGTGGGGGGTGTGGAATATCTCTGCTGGACTTATATGGCATGAGGGGTGGTGCGGTACATACCCAGGAAAAAAGCATGGCCTCTTCCAGCAGGTGATGGCTCAGCAGCTTATTGAGCTGGGTCTTGAATATCCGCACGAAACGTTCCACCCAGCCGTTTGATGCAGGGTGAAATGGGGTGGTATGGATGAGGGAAATTCCATTGGC is a window from the Schistocerca americana isolate TAMUIC-IGC-003095 chromosome X, iqSchAmer2.1, whole genome shotgun sequence genome containing:
- the LOC124556016 gene encoding uncharacterized protein LOC124556016; this encodes MAFSDSLGQFPTHSAQEGTLGTWHHHRALRPGNGISPMGRRFCRLLTPQPALPPPGRPRHPWEAASAYHRLPCGGTSASASTAAAVSAASCPCCVAASHPCWP